One genomic window of Micromonospora sp. WMMD1128 includes the following:
- a CDS encoding NADH-quinone oxidoreductase subunit L — protein sequence MSSATLWLAAVLPGAPLVAGLLGLLLPPASHGDRAPARRLAVGLGVAGAAVALLAALVLLVRVDGPVEAATTWVELGGLRVTLGLRLDGVAVLVATAVTAVALAVQVYSTGYLRRGPHDDVDVDHRYPPYAAQLSLFTAAMLTVVVSGDLIMLLVGWEVMGICSYLLIAHDRRLPEAPGAAVKAFLVTRVGDVGFLFGIALLGVGAGSFRIADVLAHDWSTGTLTAACLLLLAGVAGKSAQFPLHTWLPDAMAGPTPVSALIHAATMVAAGVYAVARLFPLFDRAPAALAVLGVMAAVTILLGAFAATAQDDIKRVLAWSTVSQIGYMTGALAVGAPAAALFHLLTHAAFKALLFLAAGAVIHAVGTTLMSRMGGLRAGMPVTFWCMVVGLGALAGVPPLSGFWSKDGVLAAAEATALDDAGPTAPWVGWLVWLAGLLGVAVTAWYATRLLLRTFFGAARMPLVRPHDPPASLRLPVLLLAVPAALLGLAAFAPWFADRLRVPGDDTGEAVELVHLAPNLILPFLLLAAGAGVAWAGWRRDPAADPARFLGPLRPVFARAFRLDDVQQALVVRPTGALARAVRAGDELGVDGLVVEGTGRAAVELGDGLATLHRAALPRAAAGVLAGALLIGLAVALIGATS from the coding sequence ATGAGTTCAGCGACGCTATGGCTCGCGGCGGTGCTGCCGGGCGCGCCGCTCGTGGCCGGCCTGCTCGGGTTGCTCCTGCCGCCGGCCTCGCACGGGGACCGGGCGCCGGCCCGGCGGCTGGCGGTCGGGTTGGGCGTGGCCGGCGCGGCGGTGGCGCTGCTGGCCGCGCTGGTGCTGCTGGTCCGCGTCGACGGTCCGGTGGAGGCGGCCACCACGTGGGTCGAGCTGGGCGGGCTGCGGGTCACGCTGGGCCTGCGGCTGGACGGCGTGGCGGTGCTGGTGGCCACGGCGGTGACCGCGGTGGCGCTGGCGGTGCAGGTCTACTCGACCGGCTACCTGCGTCGCGGCCCGCACGACGACGTCGACGTGGATCACCGCTACCCGCCGTACGCGGCGCAGCTCAGCCTTTTCACCGCCGCCATGCTGACCGTGGTGGTGTCCGGTGACCTGATCATGTTGCTGGTCGGGTGGGAGGTGATGGGCATCTGCTCGTACCTGCTCATCGCCCACGACCGGCGGCTGCCGGAGGCGCCGGGCGCCGCGGTGAAGGCGTTCCTGGTCACCCGCGTGGGTGACGTCGGTTTCCTGTTCGGCATCGCGCTGCTCGGCGTGGGCGCGGGCAGTTTCCGGATCGCCGACGTGCTGGCCCACGACTGGTCCACCGGCACGCTGACGGCCGCCTGCCTGCTGCTGCTGGCCGGGGTGGCCGGCAAGAGCGCCCAGTTCCCGCTGCACACCTGGCTGCCGGACGCGATGGCCGGCCCGACGCCGGTCTCCGCGCTGATCCACGCCGCGACGATGGTCGCCGCCGGGGTGTACGCGGTGGCGAGGCTGTTCCCGCTCTTCGACCGGGCTCCGGCCGCGCTCGCGGTGCTGGGTGTGATGGCCGCGGTCACCATCCTGCTCGGCGCGTTCGCCGCCACCGCGCAGGACGACATCAAGCGGGTGCTTGCGTGGTCGACGGTCTCCCAGATCGGCTACATGACCGGCGCGCTCGCGGTCGGCGCGCCCGCCGCCGCGCTGTTCCACCTGCTCACCCACGCCGCGTTCAAGGCGTTGCTGTTCCTCGCCGCCGGCGCGGTGATCCACGCGGTGGGCACCACGCTGATGTCCCGGATGGGCGGCCTGCGCGCCGGCATGCCGGTGACGTTCTGGTGCATGGTGGTCGGGCTCGGCGCGCTGGCCGGGGTGCCGCCGCTGTCCGGCTTCTGGAGCAAGGACGGCGTGCTGGCCGCCGCCGAGGCGACCGCGCTGGACGACGCCGGGCCGACCGCGCCCTGGGTGGGCTGGCTGGTCTGGCTGGCCGGGCTGCTCGGCGTGGCGGTCACCGCCTGGTACGCGACCCGCCTGCTGCTGCGCACGTTCTTCGGCGCGGCCCGCATGCCGCTGGTCCGCCCGCACGACCCGCCGGCGTCGCTGCGCCTGCCGGTGCTGCTGCTCGCGGTCCCGGCCGCGCTGCTCGGGCTGGCCGCGTTCGCGCCCTGGTTCGCCGACCGCCTGCGGGTGCCGGGTGACGACACCGGCGAGGCGGTGGAGCTGGTCCATCTCGCGCCGAATCTGATCCTGCCGTTCCTGCTGCTGGCGGCCGGCGCGGGCGTCGCCTGGGCCGGCTGGCGTCGGGATCCGGCCGCCGACCCGGCCCGCTTCCTGGGTCCGCTGCGGCCGGTGTTCGCCCGCGCGTTCCGGCTCGACGACGTCCAGCAGGCCCTGGTCGTACGCCCGACCGGCGCGCTGGCGCGGGCCGTGCGGGCCGGCGACGAGCTGGGGGTGGACGGCCTGGTGGTGGAGGGCACCGGCCGGGCGGCGGTGGAGCTGGGCGACGGGCTGGCCACGTTGCACCGGGCGGCGCTGCCGCGGGCGGCGGCCGGGGTGCTGGCCGGCGCGTTACTGATCGGCCTGGCGGTCGCCCTGATCGGAGCCACCTCATGA
- a CDS encoding NADH-quinone oxidoreductase subunit M — translation MTFGQFLLVAVVAAPALGAVATAAVPGDRAGRLVGTAAAALTLLATLPLVGGEHGWFGYGPRPAVQPWHQLDLSWVPRLDLRFHLGVDGISWPLVVLTALLTLLCCGYTLWRAPAGGGSGRALVALLLVVEVGILGTFLALDLVLFFLFFEVVLLPMYAIIAGWGGDDRRRAARKFALYTLFGSVLLLVGVYVVVAAAGTADLVALTGAAGLSRSTQLAAFTLLALAFAVKSPLWPLHSWLPDAHTQAPTVGSVILAGVLLKMGTYGLIRVAVGVAPEGARWASPVLGALAVAAILIGGLVCLAQSELKRLIAYSSVGHMGFVLLGVATLTATGLQAALIGNIAHGVITGLLFFLAGAIKDRTHTGSLAELSGLRETAPRLAGLLGFAAVASLGLPGLAGFWGEAFAVVAAVRRGGPLWLTLAVLAALGGALTAAYLLRLLRRVSHGRPSPAVAPVGPGLAGAELTAWAPLVLLALAVGLAPALVLSYASGPVEALLGVVP, via the coding sequence ATGACGTTCGGGCAGTTCCTGCTGGTCGCCGTGGTCGCGGCCCCGGCGTTGGGCGCGGTCGCCACGGCCGCCGTGCCGGGTGACCGGGCCGGTCGGCTGGTCGGCACCGCCGCCGCCGCGCTGACGCTGCTGGCGACGCTGCCGCTGGTCGGCGGCGAGCACGGCTGGTTCGGGTACGGTCCGCGCCCGGCGGTGCAGCCGTGGCACCAGCTCGACCTGTCCTGGGTGCCGAGGCTGGACCTGCGCTTCCACCTCGGGGTGGACGGCATCTCCTGGCCGCTGGTGGTGCTGACGGCGCTGCTCACGCTGCTGTGCTGCGGCTACACGCTCTGGCGGGCGCCGGCCGGCGGCGGCAGCGGCCGGGCGCTGGTGGCGTTGCTGCTTGTGGTCGAGGTGGGGATCCTCGGCACGTTCCTGGCGCTCGACCTGGTGCTGTTCTTCCTCTTCTTCGAGGTCGTGCTGCTGCCGATGTACGCGATCATCGCCGGCTGGGGCGGCGACGACCGGCGGCGGGCGGCCCGCAAGTTCGCGCTCTACACGCTGTTCGGTTCGGTGCTGCTGCTGGTCGGCGTCTACGTGGTGGTGGCCGCCGCGGGCACCGCCGACCTGGTCGCGCTGACCGGCGCCGCCGGCCTGTCCCGCAGCACCCAGTTGGCCGCGTTCACGCTGTTGGCGTTGGCGTTCGCGGTGAAGAGTCCGCTCTGGCCGCTGCACTCGTGGCTGCCCGACGCGCACACCCAGGCGCCCACCGTGGGCAGCGTGATCCTCGCCGGGGTGCTGCTGAAGATGGGCACGTACGGGCTGATCCGGGTGGCCGTGGGGGTGGCCCCGGAGGGCGCCCGCTGGGCGTCGCCGGTGCTCGGCGCGCTCGCCGTCGCGGCTATCCTGATCGGCGGCCTGGTCTGCCTGGCGCAGAGCGAGCTGAAACGGCTGATCGCCTACTCAAGCGTGGGTCACATGGGGTTCGTGCTGCTCGGGGTGGCCACGCTCACCGCCACCGGCCTCCAGGCCGCGCTGATCGGCAACATCGCCCACGGCGTGATCACCGGGCTGCTGTTCTTCCTGGCCGGGGCGATCAAGGACCGGACGCACACCGGTTCGCTCGCCGAGTTGTCCGGCCTGCGGGAGACCGCGCCCCGGCTGGCCGGGCTGCTCGGCTTCGCGGCGGTCGCCTCGCTGGGGCTGCCCGGCCTGGCCGGGTTCTGGGGTGAGGCGTTCGCCGTGGTGGCGGCCGTGCGGCGGGGCGGTCCGCTGTGGCTGACGCTCGCGGTGCTGGCCGCGTTGGGCGGGGCGCTCACCGCCGCGTACCTGCTGCGGTTGCTGCGCCGGGTCAGCCACGGTCGGCCCTCCCCGGCGGTGGCCCCGGTCGGGCCGGGGTTGGCCGGGGCGGAGCTGACCGCCTGGGCGCCGCTGGTGCTGCTCGCGCTCGCGGTCGGCTTGGCGCCGGCGCTGGTCCTGTCCTACGCCTCCGGCCCGGTGGAGGCGCTGCTGGGGGTCGTGCCATGA
- a CDS encoding proton-conducting transporter membrane subunit, with product MSLVQSVDNVALLPGYLAAGTAVLVLLVDLLVARPAVTVAVAALGAAGTAAGAALVGAAGTRRTFCVGVADMPGNSAPGADCSWVWNGRAALVAAVIALLTLGVLAISGPLLRSGRTPAGEYCFLLACAMTGGVVLGAAGDLITLLVAVETLTLPLYVLVGLRRASLAGAEAAVTFFVVSVVATTVTLLGAALLYAVTGSLHLDRLGATLAARDDLRDLPLTTVAVALVVAGLAFKVAAVPFHAWAPTTYDGAPLPVAAYLSTASKLGGVVALLAVVQRALPAGVTGPVLAALAALTMTVGNLVALRQRRTVRLLAWSSVAQAGYILAPLGALALAAGRTADARDGAYAAAVAYAVFFVLLELAAFAAVVALRPADGDGGTLADLRGAARRHPWVGGAFALALIGLAGLPPGLAGLFAKVTVVRSLLAGHAGWLALVVALNAVLGLAYYLRVAATLYAVPSGVAATRPARTVAVALGVATVAAVVIGFAPQFVLDVAAR from the coding sequence ATGAGTCTGGTGCAAAGCGTCGACAACGTGGCGCTGCTGCCGGGTTACCTGGCCGCCGGCACGGCCGTGCTGGTGCTCCTGGTCGACCTGCTGGTGGCCCGGCCCGCCGTAACGGTGGCGGTGGCGGCGCTCGGCGCGGCCGGCACCGCGGCTGGCGCGGCGCTCGTCGGCGCGGCCGGCACCCGGCGCACGTTCTGCGTCGGCGTCGCCGACATGCCCGGGAACAGCGCACCGGGCGCGGACTGCTCCTGGGTGTGGAACGGCCGGGCGGCCCTGGTGGCGGCGGTTATCGCCCTGCTCACGCTCGGCGTGCTGGCGATCTCCGGCCCGCTGCTGCGGTCCGGGCGCACCCCGGCCGGCGAATACTGCTTCCTGCTCGCCTGTGCGATGACCGGCGGCGTGGTGCTCGGCGCGGCCGGTGACCTGATCACCCTGCTGGTGGCGGTGGAGACGCTGACGCTGCCGCTCTACGTGCTGGTCGGGCTGCGTCGGGCCAGCCTGGCCGGGGCCGAGGCGGCGGTGACGTTCTTCGTGGTGAGCGTGGTCGCCACCACGGTCACGCTGCTCGGCGCGGCGCTGCTCTACGCGGTCACCGGCAGCCTGCACCTGGACCGGCTCGGCGCCACCCTGGCCGCCCGGGACGACCTGCGCGACCTGCCGCTCACCACGGTCGCGGTGGCGCTCGTGGTGGCCGGGCTGGCGTTCAAGGTGGCCGCCGTGCCGTTCCACGCCTGGGCACCGACCACCTACGACGGCGCGCCGCTGCCGGTGGCCGCCTACCTGTCGACCGCCTCGAAGCTGGGCGGGGTGGTGGCGTTGCTGGCGGTGGTGCAGCGGGCGCTGCCGGCCGGCGTGACCGGTCCGGTGCTGGCGGCGCTGGCGGCGCTGACCATGACCGTGGGCAACCTGGTGGCGCTGCGCCAGCGGCGTACCGTCCGGCTGCTCGCGTGGTCCTCGGTGGCCCAGGCGGGCTACATCCTGGCCCCGCTGGGCGCGCTGGCGCTGGCCGCGGGGCGCACCGCCGACGCGCGGGACGGCGCGTACGCGGCGGCCGTCGCGTACGCCGTCTTCTTCGTGCTGCTGGAGTTGGCCGCGTTCGCCGCGGTGGTGGCGTTGCGGCCGGCGGACGGCGACGGCGGCACGCTCGCCGACCTGCGTGGCGCGGCGCGGCGGCACCCGTGGGTGGGTGGCGCGTTCGCGTTGGCGCTGATCGGGTTGGCCGGGCTGCCGCCGGGGCTGGCCGGGCTGTTCGCCAAGGTGACCGTGGTCCGGTCGCTGCTGGCCGGGCACGCCGGCTGGCTGGCCCTGGTGGTGGCGTTGAACGCGGTGCTCGGCCTGGCCTACTACCTGCGGGTGGCCGCGACGCTCTACGCGGTGCCCAGCGGCGTCGCCGCGACCCGCCCGGCCCGCACCGTGGCGGTCGCGCTCGGGGTGGCCACCGTGGCGGCCGTGGTGATCGGTTTCGCACCGCAGTTCGTGCTCGACGTCGCGGCGCGTTGA
- the htpX gene encoding zinc metalloprotease HtpX, producing MHHNRLKTAALLGLLTSLILAVGYWFGGSGGLVIAVLISLLMNGVTYFFSDKLALRSMKAQPVSEAQFPELYRMVRELSTQAGKPMPRLYVSPTSQPNAFATGRNPQHAAVCVTQGIVEILDYRELRGVIGHELSHVYNRDILISSVAAGLAGIITMLANLAWFIPLGSDDEDGPNPAVLLLTLILGPIAATVIQLAISRSREYQADASGAELSRDPLALASALKKIHMGTQARPLAPQGQLTSTAHLMIDNPFKRGGGIAAMFATHPPMEQRVARLEQMARNSGPVQFQR from the coding sequence GTGCATCACAACCGTCTCAAGACCGCAGCGCTGCTCGGCCTGTTGACCTCGCTGATCCTCGCGGTCGGCTACTGGTTCGGCGGTAGCGGCGGACTCGTCATCGCCGTGCTCATCTCGTTGCTGATGAACGGCGTGACCTACTTCTTCTCCGACAAGCTCGCGTTGCGCTCGATGAAGGCGCAACCGGTCAGCGAGGCACAGTTCCCCGAGCTGTACCGGATGGTGCGGGAGCTCTCCACCCAGGCCGGCAAGCCGATGCCCCGCCTCTACGTGAGCCCCACGTCGCAGCCCAACGCGTTCGCCACCGGGCGCAACCCGCAGCACGCGGCGGTCTGCGTCACCCAGGGGATCGTGGAGATCCTCGACTACCGGGAGCTGCGTGGCGTGATCGGGCACGAGCTGTCCCACGTCTACAACCGGGACATCCTGATCTCCAGCGTGGCCGCCGGCCTGGCCGGCATCATCACCATGCTTGCCAACCTGGCCTGGTTCATCCCGCTGGGTTCCGACGACGAGGACGGCCCGAACCCGGCGGTGCTGCTGCTCACCCTGATCCTCGGCCCGATCGCGGCCACCGTGATCCAGTTGGCGATCAGCCGGAGCCGGGAATACCAGGCCGACGCGTCCGGCGCCGAGCTGAGCCGCGACCCGCTGGCCCTGGCCAGCGCCCTGAAGAAGATCCACATGGGTACGCAGGCCCGCCCGCTCGCGCCGCAGGGCCAGCTCACCAGCACCGCGCACCTGATGATCGACAACCCGTTCAAGCGGGGCGGCGGCATCGCCGCGATGTTCGCCACCCACCCGCCGATGGAGCAGCGGGTGGCCCGGCTGGAGCAGATGGCCCGCAACTCCGGCCCGGTGCAGTTCCAGCGCTGA
- a CDS encoding MFS transporter, with protein MAALRQYLGVWRVPGAPMLLILGIVGRLGIGMTPLALLLVVAQVTGRYSLAAVAGGIYALSGAALSPIAGRVADRVGPTPVLLATALAHPLALLGLLAASSSGAGNLALIYLAAGVAGATYPPLTAAIRGAWNDLTAPATGRGHLRNTALAAETSLFEIVFVLGPLLVAGFVLVADASAALLGAAVVTLVGTGSVALGRVMRAWRPHPREHHARGLGPLRVGGFPALLVCVASLGIAFGASGVIVPAFAGNTGAEDPESLAGLLLAVWGIGSAAGGFWFGVRKPAVNMTRQFAWLLGTVAASFAVFAVMPGPAALGVALALGGAAIAPALTLENTLVGRIAPAGMLNEAYTWVVTMSVAASAAGGAVAGLIVDHAGGVPWAFVFAGAAVAVGAAVAAPPRGPIARAEATAVRAEQSLAA; from the coding sequence GTGGCCGCGCTGCGCCAGTACCTGGGCGTCTGGCGGGTCCCCGGCGCACCGATGCTGCTGATACTCGGCATCGTCGGGCGGCTCGGGATCGGCATGACCCCACTGGCGCTGCTGCTCGTGGTCGCACAGGTCACCGGCCGCTACTCCCTCGCCGCGGTCGCCGGCGGCATCTACGCGCTCTCCGGCGCCGCGCTCAGCCCGATCGCCGGCCGCGTCGCCGACCGGGTGGGCCCCACCCCGGTGCTGCTGGCCACCGCGCTGGCCCACCCGCTCGCCCTCCTCGGGCTCCTCGCCGCCAGCAGCTCCGGCGCGGGCAACCTCGCCCTGATCTACCTGGCCGCGGGCGTCGCCGGCGCCACGTACCCGCCGCTGACCGCCGCGATCCGGGGCGCCTGGAACGACCTCACCGCGCCGGCCACCGGCCGAGGCCACCTGCGCAACACCGCGCTCGCCGCCGAGACCTCCCTGTTCGAGATCGTCTTCGTGCTCGGCCCGCTGCTGGTGGCCGGCTTCGTGCTCGTCGCCGACGCCTCCGCCGCGCTGCTCGGCGCCGCCGTGGTCACCCTGGTCGGCACCGGCTCGGTCGCCCTCGGCCGGGTGATGCGCGCCTGGCGCCCACACCCGCGCGAGCACCACGCCCGAGGACTCGGCCCGCTGCGGGTCGGCGGCTTCCCCGCCCTGCTGGTCTGCGTGGCAAGCCTCGGCATCGCGTTCGGCGCCTCCGGCGTGATCGTCCCGGCCTTCGCCGGCAACACCGGCGCCGAGGACCCGGAGAGCCTGGCCGGTCTGCTGCTCGCCGTCTGGGGCATCGGCAGCGCCGCCGGCGGCTTCTGGTTCGGCGTACGCAAGCCGGCCGTCAACATGACCCGCCAGTTCGCCTGGCTGCTCGGCACCGTGGCGGCCAGCTTCGCCGTCTTCGCGGTCATGCCCGGCCCGGCCGCGCTCGGCGTCGCACTGGCGCTCGGCGGCGCCGCCATCGCCCCCGCGCTCACCCTGGAGAACACGCTCGTCGGGCGGATCGCCCCGGCCGGCATGCTGAACGAGGCGTACACCTGGGTGGTCACCATGTCGGTGGCGGCGAGCGCCGCCGGCGGCGCGGTCGCCGGCCTGATCGTCGACCACGCCGGCGGCGTGCCGTGGGCGTTCGTCTTCGCCGGGGCGGCGGTCGCCGTCGGGGCCGCGGTCGCCGCGCCGCCCCGCGGCCCGATCGCCCGGGCCGAGGCGACCGCGGTACGCGCCGAGCAGTCGCTCGCCGCCTGA
- a CDS encoding VOC family protein: MDDITPEVTRDIYGMPAFVTLTVADLDRTVDWYVNGLDFISLFTVPGPDGVPALVHLRRWRYQDILVRKGAPPVGGDWTTSFMATAEQLDTIAERARMHGGGVVDGPSDTPWNTRDLRLIDPDGYTIVYTARRPAGERDERFTAMMEREARRQLSD; the protein is encoded by the coding sequence ATGGACGACATCACACCCGAGGTCACGCGTGACATCTACGGCATGCCGGCGTTCGTCACGTTGACGGTCGCGGATCTTGACCGCACCGTCGACTGGTATGTCAACGGGCTGGATTTCATATCGCTCTTTACCGTGCCCGGCCCCGACGGCGTGCCGGCGCTGGTCCATCTTCGCCGCTGGCGGTACCAGGACATCCTGGTGCGCAAGGGAGCACCACCGGTTGGCGGTGATTGGACCACGAGCTTCATGGCCACCGCCGAGCAGCTGGATACGATCGCCGAGCGCGCGCGGATGCATGGCGGCGGCGTGGTCGACGGACCCTCCGACACGCCGTGGAACACTCGCGACCTGCGGCTCATCGACCCCGACGGGTACACGATCGTCTACACCGCCCGCCGGCCGGCAGGGGAACGTGACGAGCGCTTCACCGCGATGATGGAGCGGGAGGCCCGCCGGCAGCTCAGCGACTAG
- a CDS encoding YajQ family cyclic di-GMP-binding protein encodes MAANPSFDIVSKVDRQEVDNALRQAEKEFGTRFDFRGTGAEISWSGEEAVSLQAETEERVRAALDVFKEKLIKRNISLKSLDAGDPRSSGKIFKIDAKVIQGIDMDKAKAISKKIRDEGPKGVQAQIQGDQLRVTGKKKDDLQAVISLLKGEDFGVALQFTNYR; translated from the coding sequence ATGGCAGCGAACCCGTCCTTCGACATCGTGAGCAAGGTCGACCGTCAGGAGGTCGACAACGCCCTCCGCCAGGCGGAGAAGGAGTTCGGGACGCGGTTCGACTTCCGCGGCACCGGTGCCGAGATCTCCTGGTCGGGTGAGGAGGCGGTCAGCCTCCAGGCGGAGACCGAGGAGCGGGTGCGGGCCGCCCTTGACGTCTTCAAGGAGAAGCTGATCAAGCGGAACATCTCGCTGAAGTCGCTGGACGCCGGTGACCCGAGGTCCTCCGGCAAGATCTTCAAGATCGACGCCAAGGTGATCCAGGGCATCGACATGGACAAGGCGAAGGCGATCAGCAAGAAGATCCGCGACGAGGGCCCCAAGGGCGTCCAGGCGCAGATCCAGGGCGACCAGCTCCGCGTCACCGGAAAGAAGAAGGACGACCTCCAGGCCGTCATCTCGCTGCTCAAGGGCGAGGACTTCGGGGTGGCGCTCCAATTCACCAACTACAGGTGA